The genomic DNA GACCTCTTCTGTAGCAGAGTCTCCTTAGCCTCGTTGCACAGTTCAGCCGCATTGGGAGATACGGGAGCCACCAACAGCAGTGCACTTTGTTTGAGAGTGGATATTATTTCCCCAAGAGACTCAGAGGAGATCCTGCCATCGGCGCTAGTGGCCAGCAAGAGCCGCAGGTCAATGAGCCTGTCGGGCGCCAGGGAAGCGAAGAATGATCCCAGCTCAGCATGTTGTGGGTGTCGAGCGGCTGCGGCTGCGTCAGCAAACTGCAGCGAGGTGTGCGTCTCCTGGGACAGGTCACAGCGTTTGCAGGAGAGGTGCTCCATCGCCCACTGCGTCGAGCATTGGGACTCGGAGCTTGCTCGGACGAGGGCAATGAGGCCTTCCAAGGAACGGACCTCCACACGAAGCATAGAGAGGGTGTCGAGGATGTCATACACCTCTACTTTGCAGTCAGCTGATGATGGGAGCGGGCGCAGTATGTGGTGGCAAAtggagttgatgatgatgttggagacaGGGTCCATGGGGCCATAGCAGTGGCCAGCAAATAGGATGTGGGGGATGAGGTGGAGCCACGTAGAGGGTAGCATGGCGAAGACTTTGAGATAGAAGCCGTGGATCATGTCGTGGAGCCTCATCCTGAGAGACCCAGTGTATTCGCAGGCATCGCCAGAACAGATCATGACCGCAGAGCCGAAGTGTGCTTTGGCGGTTTTCACGACTTTCTGCAAACAGAATGAGATCATGGATCTGTGCTCGTGAGGAGACCGCAGGGCCGCGAAGTGGTCTCCATGACGCTCGACATTGATGGTGAACATTTTGAAGCCATCGGAGCTTGTGGTGTTGGAAATGTCTAGTCTCCCTTCATCAGCCTTGAGGTCCCGGCAATAGACAAGTAGCTCTCTTCCGCTTGGCCGCAAGCTGAACTGAAGATCCAAGGGGGCACCGACCTGGTATCGCAGCAAATCCATGATGGCAATGACATCATCGACGGTGAGCTTGCGCCCTCCCTTCTCGAGCAAGGGGGCGGAGTCGCAGAGGCACTGTTTGGGCAGGGGCGACGCCTGGAGCCGCACCAGGTCATCAGGCGCAGGGTGCCGCCGCCCACAGCTTGCGGCGTACTTGAAGGCGGCTTGCGTCCTTTCAGAGGCAGGGTCGGGTGGTGAAACAGCAGTAGCGTGTAGATCGTGCTCGACCAGCTGGACTGCGAGGGCGACATCGGCGCGTGCCCAGTGGAGGTAGCGGGTGGCCTGTTCTTCGCTGAGGCATCCGAAGTAGCCAACCATG from Triticum dicoccoides isolate Atlit2015 ecotype Zavitan unplaced genomic scaffold, WEW_v2.0 scaffold85386, whole genome shotgun sequence includes the following:
- the LOC119348100 gene encoding uncharacterized protein LOC119348100 — its product is LLLDLHEEAFGRLPVHDMPVEAADQLAVSMREGGLCLGLLDPVTNIILNTVALLPRDFVDMAKPDRRRSKRLAADRVQPSDYSSWNTSWVLPSSGRVTCGPSTRRATWYSIAGASRQALIRFMVGYFGCLSEEQATRYLHWARADVALAVQLVEHDLHATAVSPPDPASERTQAAFKYAASCGRRHPAPDDLVRLQASPLPKQCLCDSAPLLEKGGRKLTVDDVIAIMDLLRYQVGAPLDLQFSLRPSGRELLVYCRDLKADEGRLDISNTTSSDGFKMFTINVERHGDHFAALRSPHEHRSMISFCLQKVVKTAKAHFGSAVMICSGDACEYTGSLRMRLHDMIHGFYLKVFAMLPSTWLHLIPHILFAGHCYGPMDPVSNIIINSICHHILRPLPSSADCKVEVYDILDTLSMLRVEVRSLEGLIALVRASSESQCSTQWAMEHLSCKRCDLSQETHTSLQFADAAAAARHPQHAELGSFFASLAPDRLIDLRLLLATSADGRISSESLGEIISTLKQSALLLVAPVSPNAAELCNEAKETLLQK